In the Pristiophorus japonicus isolate sPriJap1 chromosome 5, sPriJap1.hap1, whole genome shotgun sequence genome, one interval contains:
- the scxa gene encoding basic helix-loop-helix transcription factor scleraxis, whose translation MSFAMLRSVPSRCLYPEISMLSEGDEELDSESSGSESSFGLGPYGGGGGKRKRKARVPGVIRQRQAANARERDRTNSVNTAFTALRTLIPTEPADRKLSKIETLRLASSYISHLGNVLLLGEAGDGQPCHTSASSYYPGTRVTETESNQPKQICTFCLSNQRRMNKDRDRKSTIRS comes from the coding sequence ATGTCTTTTGCCATGCTGAGATCTGTGCCGAGTCGCTGCCTCTACCCAGAGATCAGCATGCTGTCGGAAGGAGACGAGGAACTCGACAGCGAGAGCTCGGGTTCAGAGTCATCCTTCGGTCTGGGACcttatggtggaggaggaggaaagagGAAGAGGAAAGCCAGGGTGCCGGGAGTCATTAGGCAGAGACAAGCCGCCAAtgccagggagagagacagaaccaACAGCGTCAACACGGCGTTCACAGCCCTCAGGACCCTCATCCCCACCGAGCCCGCCGACAGGAAACTGTCCAAGATCGAGACGCTGCGGCTGGCCTCCAGTTACATCTCGCACCTGGGCAACGTGCTGCTGCTGGGAGAGGCCGGGGACGGGCAGCCCTGTCACACGAGCGCGTCCAGCTACTACCCCGGCACCCGGGTCACCGAGACAGAGAGCAACCAGCCCAAACAGATCTGCACCTTCTGCCTGAGCAACCAGAGGAGAATG